A window from Alkalicoccobacillus plakortidis encodes these proteins:
- a CDS encoding ABC transporter permease — translation MGLVQDYMTFLSNRYPDILASLWQHLSIVALAVLLGCVVAMSTAIVLTRMKAGIINSVVFTIANIFQTVPTIALLAIFIPILGIGMTPAVIALFLYSLLPLLRNTYSGIMEVDEGVVESAKGMGYSSMQRLWKIELPLAFPYILSGVRLTTVYIISGQP, via the coding sequence ATGGGTCTCGTTCAAGATTATATGACGTTTTTATCTAATCGATATCCGGATATTCTCGCAAGTTTATGGCAGCATCTATCGATAGTAGCCTTAGCCGTATTACTTGGTTGTGTGGTAGCAATGAGTACAGCCATTGTTTTGACGAGAATGAAAGCAGGCATAATAAACAGTGTTGTTTTTACAATCGCTAATATCTTTCAAACGGTTCCAACCATTGCTCTTCTCGCAATTTTTATCCCCATTCTCGGAATTGGTATGACTCCAGCTGTTATTGCTTTGTTTCTGTATTCACTATTGCCTTTGTTACGCAATACCTACTCGGGCATCATGGAGGTGGATGAAGGTGTAGTAGAGTCTGCAAAAGGAATGGGATACAGTTCTATGCAGCGACTTTGGAAAATAGAATTACCTCTAGCTTTCCCTTATATTCTATCAGGGGTAAGGTTAACTACAGTCTATATTATTAGTGGACAACCTTAG
- a CDS encoding ABC transporter ATP-binding protein yields the protein MIELKGITKQYPDGFKALKNINLQLEDGQIHVIIGPSGCGKSTTMKLINRLIEPSEGKVLINGDDISSVNAVTLRRKIGYVIQNIGLFPHMTIADNVAVVPRLLKWEEKKTQTKVDELLNMVHLAPDTYRNRKPKELSGGQQQRIGVIRALAAEPDIILMDEPFSALDPISREQLQAELIQVQESVQKTIVFVTHDMDEAIKIADNIILMKDGEVIQTGSPDDIIRHPANEFVKTFIGKKRLQEHQSSDSGIFIESDDIPTVQEVMVDNPATAYPERGLAAAIKLMEQRKVDSLLVVDRERKLIGYAPVLNVLKHYQDETKVLKDVMNPVTFTVEPDQPFTDALEYMGEHNTPYVPVVSKEGRFLGVITRGSMVRLMADVFPSDSENGVG from the coding sequence ATGATTGAGCTAAAGGGGATTACCAAACAGTATCCAGATGGTTTTAAAGCGTTAAAAAACATTAATCTTCAATTAGAGGATGGGCAGATACATGTCATTATTGGACCAAGTGGTTGTGGTAAGTCTACAACCATGAAATTAATCAATCGTCTCATTGAACCAAGTGAAGGCAAGGTTCTCATAAATGGAGATGACATTAGTTCTGTAAATGCCGTTACACTTAGAAGAAAAATCGGCTATGTTATTCAGAATATTGGGCTCTTTCCACATATGACGATTGCAGATAATGTAGCCGTTGTTCCTAGGCTGTTAAAGTGGGAAGAAAAGAAGACGCAAACTAAAGTGGATGAATTATTAAACATGGTTCATTTAGCACCTGATACATATCGCAACCGTAAGCCGAAAGAATTGAGCGGAGGGCAGCAACAGAGAATAGGGGTCATTCGTGCCCTTGCTGCTGAACCCGACATTATCTTAATGGATGAGCCGTTCAGTGCGCTTGATCCAATTAGTCGCGAGCAATTACAAGCAGAGCTCATCCAGGTTCAAGAGAGTGTGCAAAAAACGATTGTATTTGTTACACACGATATGGATGAAGCGATCAAAATTGCAGATAACATCATATTGATGAAGGACGGAGAAGTTATACAAACCGGCTCTCCAGATGATATTATTCGTCATCCTGCCAATGAGTTTGTGAAAACATTTATAGGTAAAAAGCGATTACAAGAGCATCAGTCTTCTGATAGTGGGATCTTTATAGAATCGGATGATATCCCAACCGTACAAGAAGTGATGGTGGACAATCCCGCTACTGCTTATCCAGAGCGAGGACTAGCTGCAGCGATTAAATTAATGGAACAGCGAAAGGTTGATTCGCTCCTTGTTGTTGACCGTGAGCGAAAATTAATAGGCTATGCACCTGTTTTAAATGTATTAAAGCACTATCAAGATGAAACAAAGGTATTAAAAGATGTCATGAATCCTGTGACATTTACCGTTGAACCGGATCAACCTTTTACAGATGCCCTTGAATATATGGGAGAACATAATACTCCTTATGTGCCAGTTGTCTCAAAAGAAGGCCGTTTCTTAGGTGTTATTACTAGAGGAAGTATGGTTCGTTTAATGGCGGATGTATTTCCATCTGATTCAGAGAATGGAGTTGGGTAG
- a CDS encoding diacylglycerol/lipid kinase family protein produces MVHEFTFIQTLEKGEAEKVCAQKGAEIDLLLILGGDGTVHECINGIMKVNEKNRPKVAILPGGTCNDFARSLHIRSIKEAITAIQSDNSQLLDIGAANDRYFSNFIGIGLITEASQAKEGHLKEKWGKLGYIMSAVQSLKDPSSFSYSIKTDTDTLEGEAVMILAMNGHYLGTAGLFVEDNVMDDGMIDLYILKEAGFSLLKNVYNKSRSDTAKEWLSNAEDIHMVRTSSFSLSTDEPQLADSDGELYLEPPLDVTIHKQAIEWIYLKEE; encoded by the coding sequence TTGGTTCATGAATTTACGTTTATTCAAACCCTTGAAAAAGGCGAAGCAGAAAAGGTTTGTGCGCAGAAAGGTGCAGAGATTGATCTGCTCCTTATCTTAGGTGGAGATGGCACGGTGCACGAATGTATAAATGGCATTATGAAGGTAAATGAAAAAAATCGTCCTAAGGTCGCTATTCTTCCTGGTGGTACATGTAATGATTTTGCAAGGTCATTACATATTCGCTCTATAAAAGAGGCCATTACAGCGATTCAATCAGATAATAGCCAATTACTTGATATTGGAGCAGCCAATGATCGCTACTTCTCGAATTTTATTGGTATTGGTTTAATTACAGAAGCTTCACAAGCAAAAGAAGGACATCTAAAAGAAAAATGGGGAAAGTTAGGTTACATTATGAGTGCCGTTCAATCTCTCAAAGATCCTTCTTCTTTCTCATATTCCATTAAAACAGATACAGATACCCTTGAAGGGGAAGCCGTCATGATTTTAGCTATGAATGGGCATTATCTTGGTACAGCAGGATTGTTTGTTGAAGATAATGTGATGGACGATGGAATGATCGACCTTTATATTTTAAAGGAAGCAGGGTTTTCCTTACTGAAGAATGTGTATAATAAATCACGCTCGGATACAGCAAAAGAATGGCTTTCAAATGCTGAGGATATTCACATGGTTCGAACTAGTTCCTTTAGTTTAAGTACAGACGAGCCACAACTGGCTGATTCCGATGGTGAATTATATTTAGAGCCTCCATTAGATGTGACCATCCACAAACAGGCGATAGAATGGATCTATTTAAAAGAAGAATAG
- a CDS encoding DNA-3-methyladenine glycosylase yields the protein MRHILSYSFYEQSTLSLARNLLGKQLVHESNEGHTIGRIVETEAYLGVMDQAAHSFNGRRTKRTEIMFGPPGVIYTYVMHTHCLFNIVTNKIDVPEAVLIRAIEPIEGESLMVKRRGPARRGVTLTNGPGKLTKAMGITLDDYGHYATESPTYIIDGPEPSNISIGKRVGIDNSGEARDYPYRFWITGNKYVSRSR from the coding sequence ATGAGACATATACTTTCTTACTCATTTTATGAACAGTCAACACTTTCGCTTGCAAGGAATTTATTAGGCAAGCAGTTAGTACATGAAAGTAATGAAGGGCATACGATTGGTCGCATTGTTGAGACTGAGGCATATCTTGGTGTTATGGACCAAGCGGCACATAGCTTTAATGGTAGACGAACAAAACGCACAGAAATTATGTTTGGTCCACCAGGTGTGATCTATACCTATGTGATGCACACACACTGTTTGTTTAACATTGTAACAAACAAAATCGATGTTCCAGAAGCTGTTTTAATTCGAGCGATTGAGCCAATAGAAGGTGAATCGTTAATGGTAAAAAGAAGAGGACCCGCAAGACGAGGAGTTACTTTAACTAATGGGCCAGGTAAGCTTACAAAAGCAATGGGGATCACCTTGGATGACTACGGCCATTATGCAACGGAGAGTCCAACGTATATCATTGACGGACCAGAGCCAAGTAATATCTCAATAGGCAAACGAGTTGGCATTGACAATAGTGGAGAAGCACGAGATTATCCATATCGATTCTGGATCACAGGTAACAAGTATGTATCAAGATCGAGATAA
- a CDS encoding ATP-dependent Clp protease ATP-binding subunit codes for MKCQHCQQRDASVDVKLMINNQARNIQLCAECFQMMQQPLNNQGGSFDDLFKQYFANQGSNSSQGVRQKVKEDKGAGNGFLDQYGRNLTASAKNGQIDPVIGREEEVERVIQVLSRRTKNNPVLIGEAGVGKTAIAEGLARRIAEGSVPFKMKDKQIYSLDLTSLVAGTSYRGQFEENIQKLIQEVEERQDVILFMDEIHMMVGAGASNDGSMDASNILKPALARGKFQLIGATTLKEFRQIEKDAALERRFQPVNVKEPTLEQTYEILQGLRPIYESYHHVAYSDEVLRASVALSDRYIQDRFLPDKAIDLLDEVGSRLSLSDENQDKEQIEERLTKIRAEKQQASEVEDYEKAALLRQEELVLLEQKEKTTGAAVEVTVDLIQDVIEKRTGIPVKKLQKAEQQKMKDLASRLQGQVIGQEEAVEKVAKAVKRSRAGLKAANRPISFMFIGPTGVGKTELSKTLAAEVFGSRDAMIRLDMSEFMEKHSVSKLIGSPPGYVGHDEGGQLTEQVRRKPYSIILLDEIEKAHPDVQHSFLQILEDGRLTDSQGRVVSFQDTIIIMTSNAGAGVQKASVGFNNSQSKTLGMLEALNDYFKPEFLNRFDSIIEFNQLAQDHLVAIVDVMLNELQERLDAQSISMSVTDEAKRKLSELGYHPAFGARPLRRVIQETIEDEITELIIDEETLGAVHVTVEDEKLVVQKV; via the coding sequence ATGAAATGTCAACATTGTCAGCAACGTGATGCTTCAGTCGATGTTAAATTAATGATCAATAACCAAGCAAGGAATATACAGCTCTGCGCGGAATGTTTTCAAATGATGCAACAACCTCTAAATAATCAAGGTGGATCATTTGATGATCTGTTTAAACAATACTTTGCCAATCAAGGCTCAAACTCATCTCAAGGTGTTCGTCAAAAGGTAAAAGAGGATAAAGGTGCTGGTAATGGTTTCCTTGATCAATATGGTCGCAATCTAACTGCTAGCGCAAAAAATGGTCAGATTGATCCTGTTATTGGTCGTGAAGAGGAAGTTGAACGTGTTATTCAAGTGCTTAGTCGTCGCACCAAAAATAATCCGGTTTTAATCGGTGAAGCTGGTGTTGGTAAAACTGCGATTGCAGAAGGTCTAGCTCGCCGTATTGCCGAAGGATCTGTTCCTTTTAAAATGAAAGATAAGCAAATTTATAGCTTAGATCTTACATCTCTTGTTGCAGGAACTAGCTACCGAGGTCAGTTTGAAGAAAATATTCAAAAGTTGATTCAAGAGGTTGAAGAAAGACAAGATGTCATCCTCTTTATGGATGAGATTCATATGATGGTTGGTGCAGGTGCTTCCAATGATGGTAGTATGGACGCTTCAAACATTCTAAAACCGGCTCTAGCTCGTGGGAAATTCCAATTGATTGGAGCAACAACATTAAAAGAGTTCCGTCAAATTGAAAAAGATGCCGCTTTAGAACGTCGTTTTCAGCCGGTAAATGTTAAGGAGCCAACACTTGAGCAAACATATGAAATTCTTCAAGGCTTGCGTCCTATCTATGAATCGTATCACCATGTAGCTTATTCAGATGAAGTTTTACGTGCAAGTGTAGCGTTATCTGATCGCTATATTCAGGATCGCTTCCTACCAGATAAGGCGATTGACTTGTTAGACGAAGTTGGTTCAAGACTCTCTCTATCGGATGAAAATCAGGATAAAGAGCAAATTGAGGAACGCTTAACGAAAATCCGTGCTGAGAAACAACAGGCTTCAGAGGTAGAGGATTATGAAAAAGCAGCGTTGCTTCGTCAGGAAGAGCTTGTTTTACTTGAGCAAAAAGAAAAAACTACTGGTGCTGCCGTAGAAGTGACTGTTGATTTAATTCAAGATGTCATAGAAAAACGTACAGGTATTCCAGTTAAGAAATTGCAAAAAGCGGAACAGCAAAAAATGAAAGATCTTGCTTCCCGTCTTCAAGGTCAGGTGATTGGTCAGGAAGAAGCTGTTGAGAAAGTAGCTAAGGCTGTAAAACGTAGTCGAGCTGGTTTGAAAGCAGCCAACCGCCCAATTAGCTTCATGTTTATTGGCCCAACTGGGGTTGGTAAAACAGAGTTAAGTAAAACACTTGCAGCTGAGGTCTTTGGTAGCCGAGATGCTATGATTCGTCTTGATATGAGTGAGTTTATGGAGAAACACTCTGTCTCTAAACTAATTGGTTCTCCTCCAGGCTATGTTGGTCATGATGAAGGTGGACAGTTAACAGAACAGGTTCGTCGTAAGCCATACAGCATTATTTTGCTTGATGAGATTGAAAAAGCCCATCCTGATGTGCAGCATAGCTTCCTGCAAATTTTAGAGGATGGTCGCCTAACAGACAGCCAAGGTCGAGTGGTTTCCTTCCAAGACACTATCATAATCATGACTTCTAACGCAGGTGCTGGTGTTCAAAAAGCTTCGGTTGGATTTAACAACAGCCAAAGCAAAACGCTTGGTATGCTTGAAGCACTGAATGATTATTTCAAACCTGAGTTTTTAAACCGGTTTGATAGCATCATTGAATTTAACCAGCTTGCGCAAGATCATTTAGTTGCGATTGTTGATGTAATGCTTAACGAGCTTCAAGAACGTCTTGATGCACAAAGCATTAGCATGTCTGTAACGGATGAAGCCAAGAGAAAATTATCAGAGCTTGGCTATCACCCTGCATTTGGGGCACGTCCACTTCGTCGTGTCATTCAAGAAACGATTGAAGATGAGATCACTGAGTTAATCATTGATGAAGAAACACTAGGAGCTGTTCACGTTACAGTTGAAGATGAAAAATTAGTTGTGCAAAAAGTGTAA
- a CDS encoding LLM class flavin-dependent oxidoreductase yields the protein MTNMELTHKQTKRFKDTPLSVLDLAPITQGSNASETFKRSLDLAQKADEWGFNRYWLAEHHNMPGIGSSATSIIINHIAQGTKHIRVGSGGIMLPNHAPLMIAEQFGTLDALHPGRIDLGLGRAPGSDQLTARALRRTLFSNGDDFPDLVEELEAYMSEDAATGVKAYPGVGQDVPIWLLGSSGFSARLAAQRGLPFSFASHFAPDYMHQAIDLYRSRFEPSETLSKPHIMLGVSLVAADTDEEAEYLSTSRKQQMLDLMRGKPGQFKPPVKNLSDHYAPGEIAALERNRGASSYMTGSQDTIKQKLADFIDETKADEVIISSDAFDHDARVRSHEIVAELLS from the coding sequence ATGACAAATATGGAATTAACACATAAACAAACAAAACGTTTTAAGGATACACCGCTATCTGTTCTGGATTTGGCTCCTATCACACAAGGGTCAAATGCGTCAGAGACCTTTAAACGAAGCTTAGATCTTGCTCAAAAAGCAGACGAGTGGGGATTTAATCGCTATTGGTTAGCTGAGCACCATAATATGCCAGGTATCGGATCATCGGCCACGTCAATTATTATTAATCATATTGCTCAAGGGACAAAACATATTCGTGTTGGATCAGGTGGGATTATGCTTCCAAACCATGCACCACTTATGATTGCAGAACAGTTTGGCACACTTGATGCGCTTCATCCAGGTCGAATTGATCTAGGCCTTGGTCGTGCACCAGGTAGTGATCAACTGACTGCTCGTGCACTGCGTCGGACGTTGTTTAGTAATGGCGATGACTTCCCTGATTTAGTTGAAGAGCTTGAGGCTTACATGAGTGAGGATGCGGCTACTGGGGTCAAAGCGTATCCTGGTGTAGGGCAGGATGTACCGATTTGGTTGCTAGGTTCAAGTGGCTTTAGTGCTAGACTTGCGGCTCAAAGGGGTCTTCCATTCTCGTTTGCATCGCATTTTGCTCCTGATTATATGCATCAAGCGATTGATTTGTATCGCAGTCGCTTTGAGCCGTCTGAAACGCTATCGAAACCACATATTATGCTTGGCGTTAGTTTAGTAGCTGCAGATACAGATGAGGAAGCAGAATATTTGTCAACATCACGTAAGCAACAAATGCTTGATTTAATGCGAGGCAAACCAGGTCAATTTAAGCCACCTGTTAAGAACCTATCTGATCATTATGCGCCAGGTGAGATTGCAGCTCTAGAACGTAATCGAGGTGCAAGCTCTTATATGACAGGATCTCAAGACACAATTAAACAAAAGTTGGCTGACTTTATTGATGAAACAAAAGCAGATGAAGTGATCATTTCATCTGATGCGTTTGATCATGATGCACGTGTTCGTTCACATGAGATCGTAGCAGAGTTGTTATCATAA
- a CDS encoding methyl-accepting chemotaxis protein — translation MLKIWTKSSEHNDTELMLKLENQRLLEVINESQVASDQMIAAVHEVDQSVFQLTKIADQSTSAGVDLQSNGQQALVEIQQTSSILYDTAKTASEMNQSCRSMEEQAEATSDSITMINQSLEKTNEEAKQLVTFNTFARSRIEALISQSQEITRMNQMIQSVSRQTSLLSFNASIEAARAGEHGNGFAVVAKEIKKLADQNAEASKHSSIILEGLEQAINEVVQSVKEEKDSVDSLIHEIKEITNQLGSIHSLMNQTTGLINQTREDSERQSEKTKEAAIQLERVVNRVEQTIQSVDQTVIFIENQHSEISHLNLIGQDLTRTSANLATSVGKLDLNSQTTTTMSADDIHKMTQLVKEIAAESVLKTSEKKDHEAILLRYYHQVENIEAIWSNQDNGSFIFSYPKAGLLNANQRKWWKEAMEGVYYHSEPYISAITKGTCVTFSAPIKRDGLIIGVVGVDITIDTKDSN, via the coding sequence ATGCTGAAAATTTGGACTAAATCTAGTGAACATAACGACACGGAATTAATGTTAAAATTAGAAAATCAACGTTTACTAGAGGTGATAAACGAGTCACAGGTTGCATCAGACCAAATGATTGCAGCTGTGCATGAAGTTGATCAATCCGTTTTTCAATTAACTAAAATAGCTGATCAGTCAACTTCAGCTGGTGTAGACCTTCAATCAAATGGTCAACAAGCACTTGTTGAAATTCAGCAAACTTCTTCAATTTTATATGATACAGCTAAAACCGCTTCAGAGATGAATCAATCGTGTAGAAGCATGGAGGAGCAAGCAGAAGCAACAAGTGATTCGATCACAATGATTAATCAATCTCTGGAGAAAACAAATGAAGAGGCTAAACAACTAGTAACCTTTAATACATTTGCTAGATCTAGAATTGAGGCATTGATCTCACAATCACAGGAAATTACTCGCATGAATCAGATGATTCAATCTGTTTCTAGACAAACATCGTTACTATCGTTTAACGCATCGATTGAGGCAGCTAGAGCAGGAGAACATGGAAATGGTTTCGCAGTTGTTGCTAAAGAGATTAAAAAACTTGCTGATCAAAATGCAGAGGCAAGCAAGCATTCATCCATTATTTTAGAAGGGTTAGAGCAAGCGATAAACGAAGTGGTTCAATCTGTTAAGGAAGAAAAGGATTCAGTAGACTCATTAATACATGAAATAAAAGAAATAACAAACCAATTAGGCAGTATCCATTCACTAATGAATCAAACCACAGGACTAATCAATCAAACCCGTGAAGATAGTGAACGTCAAAGCGAAAAAACAAAAGAAGCTGCTATACAATTAGAACGTGTTGTTAATCGAGTTGAACAAACGATCCAATCAGTTGATCAAACCGTCATTTTTATAGAAAATCAACATTCAGAAATTAGCCATTTGAATCTTATAGGTCAGGATCTAACTCGCACTTCTGCGAACTTAGCAACTTCTGTAGGAAAGTTAGATTTGAACAGTCAAACGACAACCACAATGTCAGCTGACGACATACATAAAATGACTCAATTAGTAAAAGAAATAGCTGCAGAATCAGTTTTAAAAACGAGTGAAAAGAAGGATCATGAAGCCATATTACTACGTTACTATCATCAGGTTGAAAATATAGAAGCCATTTGGTCTAATCAAGATAACGGATCCTTTATCTTCTCCTATCCAAAGGCAGGATTACTAAATGCCAATCAACGAAAATGGTGGAAAGAAGCGATGGAAGGAGTATATTATCATTCTGAACCATATATATCGGCAATTACAAAAGGAACATGTGTTACGTTCTCCGCACCAATTAAAAGAGATGGTTTGATTATTGGTGTGGTAGGGGTAGATATTACCATCGATACTAAGGATAGTAACTAA